The genomic stretch GTCGAAGAGGAGCGGCTGATCACCTGTGAGATACAGCGCAACAAGCTTGTTCATCGTATTGGAGCCCTGCATAACTAACAACGTCTGTGTAATATCACGAGCATCCTCGAAGTTTCGATTGAAATTCGGATTCTGCAAGCTATAATCAAATTTCGAGTCAAATGCCCAATGGGATAACATGAGTTCTAAATTTTCTAGTTGTTCATCAATGTTTTGCGCTCTTTGTTCGATTTGATTGTTATGCAGCTTGAGCAGCTCGCTGTCTAATCTTCCCCCCGTTATCCAATAAACAAGTCCACCTGTAATGAGACCAGGAATACTGGCTACAATCAGGAAAGTAATTAGCGCCTTTCGATAAAACCTTCCTTTACTGCTGGTCATGCTATTTTTTCTGTTTAAAATTACCGTTTTCATAGTCCTAATCATATTCTCACCAACCAGATTCATATTAGATGTTCAAGATGTTAACGCATACAATTCATTTAATTAGAATATATGGATAACGATCATTAAACAAGGAATTATTTAACTGTTAGTAGAAACAGCGAAAACAGAGCCCGACTTCGGACTCTGTTTTTTACCTGTTTATCCTTACTTCTTGCTTGCTGCGTAGAGTTCATTCATTTCTTTAATCAAATCATCTCCGCCGCTCTTTCTCCATAACGCCAAGGCGTCTTTGAAGGCAGCTTCGTCTATTTGACCAACAATGTATTTAATGCGCGCATCATTGATAATGTTATCCAACTGTGCGCCTTTCTCAGTGTACACTTTAGAAATAAACGGCTCTGCCGGATTAGCAACAATAAATGCCTCGTTCTCAATCTGCAGCTCTGTCTGCTTCAAGCGAAGTGGTGTTTGCTGAACTAGATGCGAGAAAGGCACTGGACTATACGTCCCCATTTGGTTGATCCCTTCTACCTCCGACTCCATCAGAACCGTATCTTTACTAATCACTACTGCATCGTTTTCATCCAGCGTATAGTGTACGCCTTCGAGGCCGTAGTTCAGCATCGTTTGCATTTCCGGCTCGCTTAATTGATCGAGGAAAGCAAGCACACGCTTAAGCTCATCTTCTGTCTTAACAGCTGATTTTGGTATAGCCAGTATACCTGCAAAACCAGATGTCGGCAGCGTGTGAAGCTTGCCGTCAGCACCCTTCACACCTCCGATAACATCCATGAAGTGAACATCAGGCTGATCTGTTCCTGCTGCCGCAAGAGCGGCGTGAATTTTATCATCTACACGAGCAGCACCGTCAATAACATCAACGATAACACCGGCTTGATTATTTACGATCGGATCAACCCATTTAGCAGAATCATAAATAGCGAAGTCTTGATTAATCAATTTTTCATCATACAGTTTTTTCATAAATGTCAACGCTTCAAAATATTCAGCTGTTTGATGTTCTGGTACTAATTGACCGTCTACATCGCCCCATTTATTCGGTGAACCAAACCATAATTTGATTGTGTCGAAGCCGCTAGCCCATTGCCCTGTCCATTTGACCAAGACCATGCCGTAAGTATCAGCCTTGCCGTTATTGTCCGGATCCTGTTCTTTAAACGCCTTCAACATCTCATAGAACTCGTCTACTGTCTGTGGCAGCTCCAAGTTCAATTGTTCCAGCCAATCCTTGCGAAGCTGCACACCGTTCCGTCCAAGTGCACGAGCACGGTAAAGACCGTAGTTTTTACCATCAATGGACGAGTTGTTCAGTGTAACAGGATTCGCTTCACTAAGATTTTTATAATCCTTCAAATAAGGACCGACTTCCCAGAAAGCGCCGGATTTGACCGCATTAACAAAGCTTGGAGATTTCACATCGCCTATATACATAATGGTTGGAAGCTTGGTTGAAGCGAGTGTTATATTAAATTTGTCTGCATAAGAAGCATTTGGCACCCATTCAAAGTGAATATCCGTATTGGTGAT from Paenibacillus sp. FSL H8-0548 encodes the following:
- a CDS encoding extracellular solute-binding protein, yielding MKRNNKKVKKLASLVLIGTITATTLIGCSQTNNGNNTPKNVVANGAETNGTKVQDPLKINIMLPIFKTNYPKDNSPVAAEIEKITNTDIHFEWVPNASYADKFNITLASTKLPTIMYIGDVKSPSFVNAVKSGAFWEVGPYLKDYKNLSEANPVTLNNSSIDGKNYGLYRARALGRNGVQLRKDWLEQLNLELPQTVDEFYEMLKAFKEQDPDNNGKADTYGMVLVKWTGQWASGFDTIKLWFGSPNKWGDVDGQLVPEHQTAEYFEALTFMKKLYDEKLINQDFAIYDSAKWVDPIVNNQAGVIVDVIDGAARVDDKIHAALAAAGTDQPDVHFMDVIGGVKGADGKLHTLPTSGFAGILAIPKSAVKTEDELKRVLAFLDQLSEPEMQTMLNYGLEGVHYTLDENDAVVISKDTVLMESEVEGINQMGTYSPVPFSHLVQQTPLRLKQTELQIENEAFIVANPAEPFISKVYTEKGAQLDNIINDARIKYIVGQIDEAAFKDALALWRKSGGDDLIKEMNELYAASKK